The Tachypleus tridentatus isolate NWPU-2018 chromosome 5, ASM421037v1, whole genome shotgun sequence genome includes a window with the following:
- the LOC143250782 gene encoding acyl-coenzyme A diphosphatase NUDT19-like, whose protein sequence is MQNSTFTQSNFTKTKELDKLNLKEREPEEFEADMALPWQEASSLIIVSKTPLGEVVGKRLDSIVGAAVGIPNTFESQTHDCGYKLLMVKRSGRSSYMANAFVFPGGIVEPSDFTSQWWKAFEKVGASRDLLITQLCEVKGPRPPMIKAPNTLERFGLDRDNCLPADIAFRIAAIRETFEETGVLLVTAVAKTQPTSASCVKHDSSYLDLSHWRKVLRKDPKNFVQLCLESNVCPDVWGLYEWWDWLTPTSVGHRRYDTMFYLCCLDKQPSDVVLNRSEVITLKWGTPLSFLDDFSCSKIFLAPPQVYELSRLMNLTTYQDLFKFASERRDKGVERWMPVLCTTADPDGGMLSLMPGDDMYPQELDLLGNDSSKDLSVTLNDLKAQVKNQHHVEMKGMLSRVFCNVKLPCGHLQPLTYRNPKPAVQSYL, encoded by the exons atgcaaaactCTACCTTCACTCAGAGTAACTTCACTAAGACTAAGGAATTGGACAAGTTAAACTTGAAGGAAAGAGAACCTGAGGAATTCGAAGCAG ACATGGCCTTACCATGGCAAGAAGCATCAAGCCTGATAATCGTATCCAAAACACCACTTGGAGAAGTTGTTGGAAAACGACTTGATAGTATTGTAGGAGCTGCTGTGGGTATTCCAAACACTTTTGAATCACAAACACATGACTGTGGTTATAAACTTTTAATGGTAAAACGAAGTGGACGTAGTTCTTATATGGCTAATGCTTTTGTTTTTCCTGGTGGTATCGTTGAACCTTCAGACTTTACTTCTCAGTGGTGGAAAGCTTTTGAAAAGGTTGGCGCTAGTCGTGACTTGCTGATTACTCAACTGTGTGAAGTCAAGGGTCCACGCCCACCCATGATTAAAGCACCTAATACACTTGAAAGATTTGGACTTGACAGAGACAACTGTCTTCCAGCTGATATAGCATTTCGTATTGCAGCTATTCGGGAAACGTTTGAAGAAACTGGTGTTCTTTTAGTAACTGCTGTGGCTAAAACACAGCCAACTTCTGCTTCCTGTGTGAAACACGACAGTTCATATTTAGACCTTAGCCATTGGCGTAAAGTGTTGCGTAAAGATCCAAAGAACTTTGTGCAGTTATGTTTGGAATCGAATGTTTGTCCAGATGTATGGGGACTTTATGAATGGTGGGACTGGTTGACTCCCACATCTGTAGGTCATCGACGCTATGACACCATGTTTTATCTATGCTGCTTAGATAAACAACCTAGTGATGTAGTTTTGAATCGAAGTGAAGTAATAACGCTAAAG TGGGGTACTCCACTCAGCTTCCTCGATGACTTCAGTTGCAGCAAGATATTTCTGGCTCCTCCTCAAGTGTATGAGTTATCTCGGTTGATGAATCTTACTACCTACCAGGATCTATTTAAATTTGCTTCAGAAAGACGAGACAAAGGAGTAGAAAGATGGATGCCTGTTCTCTGTACTACTGCTGATCCTGATGGAGGAATGTTATCTTTGATGCCAG GTGATGATATGTACCCTCAAGAACTGGACCTTCTTGGTAATGACTCTTCTAAAGACCTGTCTGTTACACTGAATGATCTGAAAGCTCAAGTCAAAAACCAGCATCACGTTGAAATGAAAGGTATGCTCAGTAGAGTGTTCTGTAACGTAAAGCTCCCTTGTGGCCACTTGCAACCTCTAACCTATAGAAACCCTAAACCTGCTGTCCAGTCCTATTTGTAG